A region of Paraburkholderia sp. BL23I1N1 DNA encodes the following proteins:
- a CDS encoding ABC transporter ATP-binding protein, which translates to MTNRNLSESDVILHVEGLVIDGFSKGQWHRIIDDIDLRVHRGEVVGLIGESGSGKSTLGLAAMGYVRPGCRIVSGKVEFLNRNLVTASESERLNIRGSQITYVAQSAAASFNPSQRLIRQTVESAVVHGIKTRRNAARDAKDMFRALLLPEPEQIGRRYPHQVSGGQLQRVMTAMAMSPEPNLIIFDEPTTALDVTTQIEVLAAIKDVVERYHVAAIFVTHDLAIVSQMATRLMVLHKGKCVEEAPTREMIDEPKHEYTRSLWAVRSLEKPFVANQSREVFLKLEGVSAHYGSVKVLDQITMTIPKGRTVAIVGESGSGKSTIARVIAGLLIPSSGEVVLEDRILPSSYVNRSREQLRRVQMIYQMADTALNPHHTVRDILARPLAFYSKITDPELSRRVSDLLKKIELDDSFASRRPSELSGGQRQRVSIARALAASPELIICDEITSALDQVVQEGVLKLLMKLQREFGVTYIFITHDLGVVKAISDEVVVMQNGRIVDQGSKEAIMAPPYAPYTELLLSSVPQTDPGWLDSTISQRRPKGSTRLKSSV; encoded by the coding sequence ATGACCAATAGGAACCTGAGTGAAAGCGATGTGATTCTTCACGTGGAAGGCCTTGTGATTGACGGTTTCAGCAAAGGTCAATGGCATAGGATTATCGACGACATTGATCTTCGTGTACATCGCGGTGAAGTCGTAGGTCTGATAGGTGAATCGGGCTCAGGCAAGTCGACGCTGGGGCTGGCAGCCATGGGTTATGTGCGGCCGGGGTGCAGAATCGTGAGCGGAAAGGTCGAGTTCTTGAACAGAAACCTTGTCACCGCGTCGGAGTCGGAGCGACTGAACATCCGCGGATCACAAATCACCTATGTCGCCCAGAGCGCCGCAGCTTCCTTCAATCCATCGCAGAGACTCATACGGCAGACAGTGGAAAGTGCTGTGGTCCATGGCATCAAGACCCGTCGCAATGCGGCCCGGGATGCCAAGGATATGTTTCGCGCGTTACTGCTTCCTGAACCCGAACAGATAGGCAGGCGCTATCCACACCAGGTATCCGGCGGTCAACTGCAGCGAGTGATGACAGCGATGGCAATGTCGCCGGAACCGAATCTGATCATCTTTGATGAACCCACAACCGCTCTCGATGTGACGACGCAGATTGAGGTATTGGCCGCGATCAAGGATGTCGTTGAACGTTATCACGTGGCCGCTATTTTCGTCACGCATGACCTCGCGATAGTGTCCCAAATGGCTACACGTCTTATGGTTCTTCACAAGGGAAAATGCGTAGAGGAAGCGCCCACGAGAGAGATGATAGATGAGCCGAAACACGAGTACACACGCTCATTGTGGGCTGTACGGTCGCTGGAAAAGCCGTTCGTTGCCAATCAATCTCGAGAGGTTTTTCTCAAACTAGAAGGCGTTTCAGCGCATTACGGCAGCGTCAAGGTTCTTGATCAAATAACCATGACTATCCCCAAAGGGAGGACTGTTGCAATCGTCGGTGAAAGCGGATCGGGTAAAAGCACGATAGCTCGGGTGATTGCAGGTTTACTGATTCCAAGTAGTGGTGAGGTTGTGCTCGAAGACCGAATTCTTCCTAGTTCTTATGTGAATCGCTCCCGCGAGCAGCTCCGCCGCGTACAGATGATTTATCAAATGGCCGATACTGCACTGAATCCGCATCACACCGTGCGGGATATCCTTGCTCGTCCGCTCGCGTTCTATTCAAAAATCACCGATCCCGAGCTATCCAGACGAGTGTCAGATTTACTCAAGAAGATTGAACTCGATGATAGCTTCGCCTCGCGTCGGCCATCTGAGCTTTCTGGTGGCCAGAGGCAGCGCGTAAGCATCGCCCGTGCTCTTGCGGCTAGTCCTGAGCTCATCATCTGCGACGAAATCACCTCAGCCCTCGACCAGGTCGTGCAGGAGGGCGTACTTAAGTTGCTGATGAAACTGCAGAGGGAGTTCGGTGTGACGTATATCTTCATTACACATGATCTCGGCGTAGTAAAAGCCATCAGTGACGAAGTGGTGGTAATGCAGAATGGGCGAATAGTTGACCAGGGAAGCAAGGAGGCCATTATGGCCCCACCATATGCTCCCTACACCGAATTGCTTCTTTCATCAGTTCCGCAAACTGACCCTGGATGGCTTGACTCGACGATCAGTCAAAGGCGGCCGAAGGGTTCCACAAGACTTAAGTCTTCGGTTTAA
- a CDS encoding amidase, whose amino-acid sequence MQIPTIAEASNLIHKRKLSPVELIDACLTRIESVDASLNAFITVTVDRARQEAIEAEHRMMKGELRGRLDGIPIGHKDILFTKGVQTSAHSKHLKGWVPEGDAHVVRSLADAGAISLGKLAMHEFALGGPSFDLPWPPARNPWDTRRFTSGSSSGTAAAVAAGLILGGTGTDTAGSIAAPAALCGVVGLKPTYGLCSKRGILPLAPSLDHVGPLCWTAEDCALLLEEMAGYDREDPASAKRAPADLAVRAEDNVRGIRIGIASDWHETEHPVTPAVKEGLDRAISVWTEQGAHVDQVTMPRLEEYRATCFVILTAEAYSVHEKALRSNPSDFGEQLRLRLLLGATLSAADYVNAVRQRRRLCMATAAATADVDVIVTAGAANGAPFMTDVPRWGDLEKPGFYEPFNITGWPSIVFCSGFGIDHMPVSVQIAAKPFMEHKLIQLAAAFEKATNFRNIRPRITNGQARAFC is encoded by the coding sequence ATGCAAATACCTACGATTGCTGAAGCGTCGAACCTGATACACAAGCGCAAACTATCACCGGTCGAACTTATCGACGCGTGTTTAACGAGGATCGAGTCTGTCGACGCCAGCTTGAATGCATTCATTACAGTAACGGTGGACAGGGCGCGCCAAGAAGCGATTGAGGCCGAACACCGGATGATGAAAGGCGAGCTACGTGGAAGGCTGGACGGCATTCCAATCGGCCACAAAGATATTCTCTTCACGAAGGGCGTCCAGACTAGTGCGCATTCGAAACATCTCAAAGGTTGGGTGCCGGAAGGTGATGCTCACGTCGTGCGTTCGCTCGCGGATGCAGGCGCGATATCGTTGGGCAAACTGGCGATGCACGAATTTGCGCTAGGTGGACCGTCATTCGATCTGCCGTGGCCGCCAGCCCGGAACCCGTGGGATACACGGCGCTTCACGTCCGGTTCATCGAGCGGTACTGCCGCTGCCGTTGCGGCCGGCCTTATTTTAGGCGGTACAGGCACTGATACAGCGGGCTCAATCGCTGCGCCGGCGGCCCTATGCGGCGTTGTGGGGCTGAAGCCGACATACGGTCTATGCAGCAAACGGGGCATCTTACCGCTCGCGCCCTCCTTGGATCATGTTGGACCCTTGTGCTGGACCGCCGAAGATTGTGCGTTGCTTCTTGAGGAAATGGCCGGATATGACCGCGAGGATCCGGCCAGCGCAAAGCGAGCGCCTGCGGATCTCGCTGTGCGGGCTGAAGATAACGTGCGAGGGATTCGTATTGGTATCGCGTCAGACTGGCATGAAACAGAACACCCCGTTACGCCCGCTGTCAAGGAAGGTCTGGATCGCGCAATCTCAGTTTGGACGGAACAGGGCGCACATGTAGACCAGGTGACGATGCCGCGGCTAGAAGAGTATCGGGCAACGTGTTTCGTGATCTTGACAGCAGAGGCTTATTCCGTTCACGAGAAGGCGTTGCGCTCCAACCCATCTGACTTCGGCGAGCAGCTAAGACTTCGACTATTGCTAGGCGCAACACTCAGTGCCGCCGATTATGTCAACGCAGTCAGGCAGCGCAGACGGTTATGTATGGCAACGGCTGCCGCAACTGCCGACGTGGACGTGATTGTTACCGCGGGTGCAGCCAATGGAGCTCCATTCATGACGGATGTGCCCAGGTGGGGTGATCTGGAAAAACCAGGGTTTTACGAACCGTTCAATATCACTGGTTGGCCAAGCATCGTCTTCTGCTCCGGATTCGGGATAGACCACATGCCAGTGTCGGTTCAGATAGCAGCAAAACCGTTTATGGAACACAAACTTATCCAATTAGCGGCGGCCTTCGAGAAGGCTACAAACTTTCGCAACATCCGCCCGCGCATCACTAACGGACAAGCACGCGCTTTCTGTTGA
- a CDS encoding IS110 family transposase has translation MRNDQAYTGSDDGLVLAVSLELAAAKWKVALHDGRREKPAVHTVAQPQAAARLQAVLDLIEVHKEKWSLPTDVRIAVSYEAGQEAFWICRALNSRHIDCYVVDPASIPVERHQRRAKTDRLDVIKLVINLRAWLRGERDRMHVVHAPSPHDEASRQLMRERGQLQKEILQHQDRMRKLLATLGCWDPVDHRAFADRLERDEVRCHDGTPLPRELRERLLRECERLALVEQQLAALEKTRQMDVPAPARQRCDALARLQGIGEVGAARLALELFWREFNNRREVGACVGLVPQPYDSGESQVDQGISKQGNRRVRALLIEIAWNWLRYQPNSVLTQWFNQRTQGTGPNRRARRIAIVAVARRLTIALWRYLRDGEIPKGAQLKST, from the coding sequence ATGCGTAACGATCAGGCATACACGGGTAGTGATGACGGACTGGTGCTGGCAGTGTCGCTGGAACTGGCGGCGGCCAAATGGAAAGTCGCACTCCACGACGGCCGACGCGAGAAGCCGGCCGTGCACACGGTCGCGCAGCCGCAGGCCGCGGCGCGTCTGCAGGCAGTGCTGGACCTGATCGAGGTCCATAAAGAGAAGTGGTCGTTGCCCACCGACGTACGGATCGCCGTGAGCTATGAAGCCGGCCAGGAGGCGTTCTGGATCTGTCGCGCGCTGAATAGCCGACACATTGACTGCTATGTGGTCGATCCGGCCAGCATTCCGGTCGAACGCCATCAGCGACGCGCCAAAACCGACCGGCTCGATGTCATCAAGCTCGTCATCAACCTGCGCGCGTGGCTGCGGGGCGAGCGCGACCGCATGCACGTCGTGCACGCGCCGTCACCACACGACGAGGCATCGCGCCAGTTGATGCGCGAGCGCGGGCAACTACAGAAGGAAATCCTGCAGCACCAGGATCGCATGCGCAAGCTGCTGGCCACCCTCGGCTGCTGGGATCCGGTCGATCACCGGGCTTTCGCGGACCGGCTCGAGCGCGACGAAGTGCGCTGCCACGACGGCACGCCGTTACCGCGCGAGTTGCGCGAGCGGTTACTGCGGGAATGCGAACGCTTGGCACTCGTCGAACAGCAGCTTGCAGCGCTGGAGAAGACGCGACAGATGGACGTACCAGCACCCGCGCGCCAGCGTTGCGATGCGCTGGCGCGCCTGCAAGGGATCGGGGAAGTGGGCGCGGCACGCCTTGCCCTCGAGCTCTTCTGGCGGGAGTTCAACAACCGGCGCGAGGTCGGTGCGTGCGTAGGGCTGGTGCCGCAGCCCTACGACAGCGGCGAAAGCCAGGTCGACCAAGGAATCAGCAAACAGGGAAACCGCCGAGTCCGCGCGCTGCTGATCGAAATCGCATGGAACTGGCTGCGCTACCAGCCCAACAGCGTCCTCACGCAGTGGTTCAACCAGCGCACGCAGGGCACAGGACCGAACCGCCGCGCGCGACGGATTGCGATCGTCGCTGTCGCACGACGCCTCACGATTGCGCTGTGGCGCTATTTGAGGGACGGAGAGATACCCAAAG
- a CDS encoding ABC transporter permease, with product MNTIHHASTQPDSSAGLDQNSRTDRIIALMCSSPANVKIATTILLLVFSAAALAPIIAPYSQTQTFDAVLAPWSSQFWLGTDQLGRDVFSRLLFGGRNSILIAVATTTLSFSVGATAGSLSAIRGGWTDQIMSRVNDILMAIPTLIFALMLLSVFGTNVLNLVLIIAFLDATRVYRLTRAVSVNVVAMEFVEVARLRGEGWIWVMRREILPNIIPTLVAEFGIRFCYVFLTVAALSFLGVGIQPPTADWGSMVRENASLVGFLDSDPMLALTPLIPAFAIGMVTISMNLIIDWTLQLVGGLKETR from the coding sequence ATGAATACAATCCATCACGCGTCAACCCAGCCGGATTCGTCGGCTGGTCTCGATCAGAACTCTCGTACTGACCGAATTATCGCTTTGATGTGTTCGTCGCCGGCGAACGTAAAGATCGCCACGACGATACTTCTATTGGTTTTCTCGGCAGCAGCCCTTGCCCCGATAATTGCACCCTACAGCCAAACCCAAACGTTTGATGCCGTTTTAGCACCTTGGAGCAGCCAGTTCTGGTTAGGTACAGATCAGTTGGGACGAGACGTCTTTAGCCGCCTTCTTTTCGGTGGTCGAAACAGCATCCTCATCGCAGTAGCAACCACAACGCTTTCCTTTTCCGTTGGGGCGACGGCCGGTTCCCTTTCTGCGATCCGCGGTGGCTGGACAGATCAGATCATGAGTCGCGTGAACGACATCCTAATGGCAATCCCGACTTTGATCTTCGCCCTGATGCTCCTGTCCGTATTCGGTACAAACGTACTCAACCTTGTGCTGATCATTGCTTTTCTCGATGCCACCCGGGTCTATCGTCTTACTCGGGCCGTTTCAGTCAACGTTGTAGCAATGGAATTTGTCGAGGTTGCCCGTCTGCGGGGGGAAGGCTGGATTTGGGTCATGCGGCGAGAAATTCTACCCAACATCATCCCGACTCTTGTAGCAGAGTTTGGAATACGCTTTTGCTACGTTTTTCTCACCGTCGCTGCGCTCTCATTTTTAGGTGTCGGTATTCAGCCGCCAACCGCGGACTGGGGATCAATGGTCCGGGAAAATGCTTCATTGGTGGGATTCCTGGATAGCGATCCCATGCTTGCGCTAACGCCGCTCATTCCGGCGTTCGCGATAGGCATGGTGACCATCTCGATGAATTTGATAATAGATTGGACTCTTCAACTCGTTGGCGGATTGAAGGAAACGCGATGA
- a CDS encoding ABC transporter permease produces MRKLSILLLQRIVLGVVTALAVSMVIFFSVQMLPGDFASAILGQSATPETVSALRTQLGLAQPSPLRYVHWIEHLCRGDLGFSFSGWSPTGGRSVSGIVLPRLGNTLFLACLTALIAVPVSLVLGITAAIYRNSWYDRVVNLITLGAISFPEFFIAYLMILFMSSKLGIFPSIASIGPDSSLVHRFYVTLLPALTLTLIVTAHMMRMTRTAIVSLLTQSYVEMANLKGLRRTRIIALHILPNAVAAIANVIAFNLAYLVVGVVIIEVIFVYPGMGQLMVDSVASRDIPVVQACALLFGGIYIVLNLFADVASILSNPRLLHPR; encoded by the coding sequence GTGAGAAAACTCTCGATCTTGTTACTGCAACGAATCGTGCTAGGCGTGGTGACAGCACTTGCAGTTTCGATGGTCATATTTTTTTCTGTGCAAATGCTGCCGGGAGATTTCGCTAGTGCCATACTCGGACAATCGGCCACTCCAGAAACAGTGTCAGCGCTGCGAACGCAACTTGGACTTGCTCAGCCATCGCCGTTGCGGTACGTGCATTGGATCGAACACCTCTGCCGCGGGGACCTCGGATTCTCTTTCTCAGGATGGTCGCCAACGGGCGGTCGATCGGTTTCTGGAATCGTGCTTCCTCGTCTCGGCAACACCCTGTTCCTCGCATGTCTAACCGCTCTCATAGCCGTTCCGGTTTCATTGGTTCTTGGGATCACGGCCGCGATCTACCGAAATTCCTGGTACGACAGAGTAGTGAATTTGATAACACTCGGCGCCATCTCGTTTCCGGAATTCTTTATCGCGTATCTCATGATTCTTTTCATGAGCTCGAAGCTCGGGATTTTTCCGTCAATAGCGTCAATTGGCCCCGACTCCTCGCTCGTACATAGGTTTTATGTCACTCTCCTTCCAGCGCTCACACTGACGCTCATTGTGACGGCTCACATGATGAGAATGACGCGTACTGCAATTGTTTCGCTCTTGACGCAATCATACGTCGAGATGGCCAACCTGAAGGGCCTCCGGCGCACGCGGATCATTGCATTGCACATTCTTCCAAATGCAGTTGCGGCGATCGCCAACGTCATCGCGTTCAATCTCGCCTATCTGGTAGTTGGCGTTGTCATCATTGAAGTGATTTTTGTTTACCCCGGCATGGGCCAGTTAATGGTGGACTCTGTGGCCAGCCGCGACATTCCCGTGGTTCAAGCTTGCGCGCTTCTTTTTGGTGGTATCTATATCGTTCTAAACCTGTTCGCTGACGTCGCTTCAATACTAAGCAATCCTAGGCTCCTGCATCCGAGATAA